Genomic segment of Candidatus Zixiibacteriota bacterium:
CCGCCCAATTTCTCCCAGCGCTCCATTCCGCCGAAAATTTTCGGTCCGCCATGTATCCAGAGGTATGCCCAGCCCCAGCCGAGACGCAAAATCAAAAGCCCGATATCTCGAAACCTGTCAAGTGAAGTTAGAAACATCTGCGGCATCCTTTCGAATCAGGCAATACCTGCCGGTTTTGAGCCAATCTCCTGAAGATTCATGATACGTATTTTATAATAACAGCAAACTCCCCCGACAGTTTCCCCATTCTCCTGAACGGCACGCGATTCTCTTTCCGTCCGCTTATCTTTGCAGCAAGGAATCCTTTCAGACCTGCTCGAAGGCTTTCTGGAGAGCATTCATATCGATTTTTTTCATCCCGAGCAGCGCCTTCATCACCTTATCAGTTCGACTGCTGTCGCTGTCGTCTATCATTTCCCCGATATTGGAAGGAACTATCTGCCAGGAGAGACCGTACTTATCCCGCAGCCAGCCGCACTGCTCAATTTCCCCTCCTTCCGATAACTTATCCCAGTAATAGTCAATCTCGTCCTGGGAATCGCATCGGACGACGAACGATACGGCGGGGGTAAACGAGAAATGGGGACCGCCGTTAAGCGCCAGAAAATCCTGGCCTTTGAGTTGAAAGGCAACCGTCATCACCGTGCCGCTGGGTTGACCGGATGCGGCGGCCATCGATTCGGTGAAACGGGCAATATCCAGAATTTTCGAATTCTTGAAG
This window contains:
- a CDS encoding VOC family protein — protein: MKSIMPCLWFDKEAEDAVNFYISVFKNSKILDIARFTESMAAASGQPSGTVMTVAFQLKGQDFLALNGGPHFSFTPAVSFVVRCDSQDEIDYYWDKLSEGGEIEQCGWLRDKYGLSWQIVPSNIGEMIDDSDSSRTDKVMKALLGMKKIDMNALQKAFEQV